CGACTCCAACGCACGTACGACGGTCGTACCTACAGCCGTAACCGTGTGCTCCGGAGAAAGCAGGGCCCGATTGATGCGCTCAGCCGCTTCCTCAGTAATGGTAAAGTACTCGGAATCCATTCGATGCTTGGTGAGATCCTCGACCTCAATAGGCCGGAAGGTCCCCAGGCCCACATGCAAGGTAATCGGTACGATATCCACACCCTTTTGCCGCAACCGCTCGACCAGCTCCGGCGTAAAGTGCAATCCGGCTGTCGGAGCCGCTACCGACCCCGTCTCCTGAGCAAAAATGGTCTGATAACGCTCCCGATCCTCGGGCTCATCTTCCCGCTTGATGTAAGGCGGCAGCGGCATATGTCCGACCTCTTCGATTTTCCGATAGAGCTCTTCGTCGCTACCGTCAAATAGAAACCGAATGGTGCGCCCGCGCGAGGTCGTGTTGTCAATGACCTCGGCAATCAACCCGCCATCAAAGTAAATCTTGTTGCCCACGCGAATCTTTCGGGCTGGATCGACCAGCGCATCCCAGAGCCGACTTTCAGCGTTCAGCTCACGGAGCAGCAGGACTTCGATCCGAGCACCGGTTTTCTCTTTGCGGCCATAGAGCCGCGCCGGGAAAACTTTCGTATTATTGACGACCAGAACGTCGCCTTCTTTGAAGTAGGCAACAATATCTCGAAAGATGCGATGCTCGACGGTTTTATGCTTTCGGTCGAGTACCATCAGCCGGGCGCTATCACGCGGCTCGGCCGGATATTTGGCAACCAGACTTTTAGGATAATCGTAGTGCAAATCGGATAGCCTCATCGATGCTCCACACGCTTGTATCCACAGGAACCGCTTACAATTCTACCGAGCCCCTTCGGCTTGCCAGGGGCCTGGCCGACTCGGACAGCAGGATAGCGGTCGAAAATATACATTCACTCGGTGCCTGCGCCAAACGGGCAGTACCGCCTGCAACCCGCCGTGCACTCCTTCCGTCCCAAATTCACAGACAACCCATGCAAAAAGCCTTAGGCCGGTTATTGTGCGTTATCGTGCTGGCGCTACTGATGGGGTGTGACGGCGGACTGGCTCCACCGCCTCCTTCTCCTCTGGCCGTCATTGAAGGCACCGTCTATTATAAGGGGCCCTGGCCATCTCCTGACTCCGTACAGGAGTTGCGCTTTGTGGCCATGCGCTTTGTGCCCCAGAGTGCCTTGGATTTGCTCCTGCGCTTTAACGAGTTGATCATCAGCGATACCTTGCGGCGCTTTGTCGACTCGGACACGTTTCGGCTCGTAATCGACCTGGAAGGGGCGGCTGCCGACACGTTTCTATACAGTGGCATTGCCTGGAAATTCGGCCCAGGCCTGCTGGACTGGCGCCCCCTGGTCGTCTACGATCGCCCGCTCGTTCTTCGAGCCGGCGAACGCCGCCCGATCGTGCTGGAAGCCGATTTTCAGAATCCTGCAAGTTTTCCCGGAACGCCATGAGGCTTGCATGGCTCCTGCTTCTGCTCTGCGCGCTGCCGCTGCGGGCCCAGCCCCAACGGGCCGGACTGGAGGGTACCGTGCGCGACATCTATGGCACGCCGCTAACCGGCGTCAATGTGGTGCTGGTGGGCACGCTCTATGGTGATGCTACCGATGCGGCCGGGCGTTACGTGATCCCCGGCATTCCGGCCGGTACCTACACGGTGCGCGCGTCGGCCGTCGGCTATGTGCCGGCCGAGCAGACCATTACGCTGGCTCCGGGCGAACGGCGACGTCTGGATTTTGCCCTGGTCCCTACCGTCATCGAAGCGCCCGAGGTGGTAGTGACGGCTGCGCGGCGCGCTCAGCCTCTGGAACAGGTGCCCATCAGCCTCTCGGTACTGTCGCTCAATGACGTTACCGCTCGGGGACTGTTCACGCTCGACGACGCCCTGCGCTACATTCCCGGGGTACAGATGACCGGTAACCAGGTCAACATCCGGGGCTCATCGGGCTTCA
This genomic stretch from Rhodothermus sp. harbors:
- the queA gene encoding tRNA preQ1(34) S-adenosylmethionine ribosyltransferase-isomerase QueA; this encodes MRLSDLHYDYPKSLVAKYPAEPRDSARLMVLDRKHKTVEHRIFRDIVAYFKEGDVLVVNNTKVFPARLYGRKEKTGARIEVLLLRELNAESRLWDALVDPARKIRVGNKIYFDGGLIAEVIDNTTSRGRTIRFLFDGSDEELYRKIEEVGHMPLPPYIKREDEPEDRERYQTIFAQETGSVAAPTAGLHFTPELVERLRQKGVDIVPITLHVGLGTFRPIEVEDLTKHRMDSEYFTITEEAAERINRALLSPEHTVTAVGTTVVRALESSISATGTVKPGSGWTDKFIYPPYDFKIVERLITNFHMPRSTLLALVVAFAGHEFVMEAYRIAIQEKYRLFSFGDAMLIL